A single genomic interval of Lathyrus oleraceus cultivar Zhongwan6 chromosome 7, CAAS_Psat_ZW6_1.0, whole genome shotgun sequence harbors:
- the LOC127104423 gene encoding two-component response regulator ARR14, with product MVQNHFQWGGERTPIEKPPLKSGIYEFNGINRVNDKVDALTQKIESLTVTPATIVAAVTPNCELCGTPEHNTVECHLLVGIPTDQVKYAQRNPYSNIYSPGWRNHHNFSYKSNNALFLRHHRRMRKRNEVVLSLGIFDTLNVMDKNIALKFMSGNYNKKTTILSFYSEMKLFSTILKVLAIQHDTILLNEIQEMCDRYHYLVTKCTSTSYAFNLLEERCGYFDMMLIDLCMPNMDSYHFIQYVTLQHKIPVIVISSDATESSVLKSIIHGACDYWVQPLHEKQFKTMWQHVARKTLMENKEHQDLGFLKVRTDKEPEVLEILETESHKEHQDLGFLKAQLHKEPEVLEILETESHKEHQDLGFLKAQSHKEHEVVEIMEGPRHERKREREDDKPGKETGGKKSRLSWTPQLHQQFVNAVNQLGVDEAKPRKILKVMDVSGLATAQVASHLQKYRNYLKRPKSKKSPTECLNKTWLESEHANSMIEQDQSPQLNLTLQSDNISETQQHSTDVGDYRVSDIMNNDFLPDPSDLLFDLDDELISLLF from the exons atggtACAAAATCACTTCCAATGGGGAGGTGAGCGAACACCTATAGAGAAACCACCACTAAAGAGTGGAATATATGAATTTAATGGCATAAACCGTGTCAATGATAAAGTGGATGCACTTACCCAAAAGATTGAAAGTTTGACCGTAACTCCAGCAACTATTGTAGCTGCTGTGACACCCAACTGCGAATTATGTGGAACACCTGAGCACAACACCGTTGAATGTCATTTATTGGTTGGTATTCCAACCGACCAAGTAAAATATGCCCAAAGGAACCCATACTCAAACATCTATAGCCCTGGCTGGAGAAACCATCATAATTTTTCCTACAAGAGCAACAATGCTTTGTTTCTTAGACATCATCGACGAATGCGTAAGAGAAATGAAG TTGTGCTATCTCTTGGAATTTTCGATACTCTTAATGTCATGGATAAGAATATAGCTTTGAAATTTATGAG TGGTAATTATAACAAAAAAACCACAATACTGTCTTTTTATTCTGAGATGAAACTATTCTCAACTATTCTGAAGGTCCTTGCCATTCAACATGACACTATTCTTCTTAATGAGATTCAGGAAATGTGTGATAGGTATCATTATCTAGTAACCAAGTGCACTTCAACTTCTTATGCTTTTAATCTTCTCGAGGAAAGATGTGGTTATTTTGATATGATGTTGATTGATCTTTGTATGCCAAACATGGACTCGTATCACTTTATTCAATATGtaaccctacaacacaaaatcCCTGTCATTG TGATTTCTTCTGATGCCACAGAAAGTTCTGTCCTAAAGTCTATAATTCATGGCGCATGTGATTATTGGGTTCAACCTCTGCATGAAAAACAATTCAAGACTATGTGGCAACATGTTGCCAGAAAAACTTTGATGGAGAATAAAGAACATCAAGATCTTGGATTCTTGAAGGTTCGAACTGATAAAGAACCTGAAGTTCTTGAAATCTTGGAGACCGAAAGTCATAAAGAACATCAAGATCTTGGATTCTTGAAAGCGCAACTCCATAAAGAACCTGAAGTTCTTGAAATCTTGGAGACTGAAAGTCATAAAGAACATCAAGATCTTGGATTCTTGAAAGCGCAAAGCCATAAAGAACATGAAGTTGTTGAAATCATGGAGGGTCCTCGGCATGAAAGAAAACGGGAGAGAGAAGATGATAAACCTGGAAAAGAAACAGGTGGAAAAAAGAGTCGGTTATCATGGACGCCGCAACTGCATCAACAGTTTGTAAATGCTGTGAACCAACTTGGCGTAGATG AGGCAAAACCTAGAAAGATTCTCAAAGTTATGGATGTTTCTGGTTTAGCAACAGCACAGGTTGCAAGTCATTTGCAG AAGTATAGAAATTATTTGAAGAGACCAAAGTCAAAGAAAAGTCCAACTGAGTGTCTTAATAAAACATGGTTAGAATCTGAACATGCTAACTCAATGATAGAACAAGACCAAAGTCCTCAACTGAATTTAACTCTTCAAAGTGATAATATCTCTGAAACACAACAACATTCAACAGATGTCGGCGATTATCGAGTCTCCGACATTATGAACAACGATTTTCTTCCTGATCCATCTGACTTGCTCTTTGATTTAGATGATGAGTTAATATCATTATTATTTTAA